TCCACCACGCCCACCGTCACCTCGCCCATCAGCAGCGGCACCCGGTTCAGCCGCCCGAACACGAGCCCCACTGCCCGGGGGTCCGGCGTGCCGGGGTACTCGTCCACCCACACCAGCGCCGCCAGGTCCAGGATGTGCGCCAGCTCGTCGAACTCGCGGATGATCTCGCGCACCTCGTAGCCCTGCCGGCGGCGAAGGCTGGCGATGTTCCGCATCTCCGCCGTCACGAACTGCTCGGCGGTGAGCTTTTCCGGGTCCGGGCTCAGCAGGAACTCGGCGGCCCGGCCCAGCACGACGGGAATGTCGTCGAGGATGGAATCGTGCGGCAGAACGCGGACGGGGTGGATGTCCAGGTCCGCCGAAAGCTTCATCACCCAGGTGCGGGTGATCTGGTGGCGATCCGCGATCAGCCGATTGGCGGAATACTGCTCGAACGAGAGGGTCGTCTGGTCCATGGCCGTTCTTGCTGCGGGGCACGTGGCCCTCTCGGCAAGTCAGGGAAACCAGGCCGGCGGAGGGGTGTCCCGGGCGGGCGAGTTCCAGAGGCTCGGAGAGAAAGCATCAGGGGGCGCAATTTGCGCCTGTTCAACAAGATAGCCCAATACGGCCCGAACTCCAAACCTGCGCCTGACTGCTCCACGAAGCGCATTCCCCGCACCGTACGAGCCGCAGCCCGGCGCGAAAGTGCTGCACTGGTACGATCGGGACGTGCACCCGGCCGTGCTCCGCCGTACCAGCGCGCATCGTGAGCGGGGCACTGCGCACAGATACGGTCCGCCGCGTGCGTTGTAGCACGCCGCAGCACGGGCGGCGCGCGGCTTTCGACGGGTGGCGCGCCGGCGGTACGAGGAATTCACACGGGTGGGGACGGGCGAATGCTGACGCTGATCGAAGGGGGCCGGGTGTACACGCCGGACCCGGTGGGGGTGCAGTCCATCCTGCTGGCCGACGGCCACGTTGGAAAAGTAGGCGAAGTAGACAGGAGCGCGCTGGAGCGGCTGGGCGCCGACTACGAGGTGATCGACGCCAGCGGCTGCATCGTCGTCCCCGGCTTCATCGACCCCCACACCCACCTGCTGGGCGGCAGCGGCGAAACCGGCTTCAGCACGCAGACGCCGGAGTTCTTCATCAGCGAAATCGTCCGCTTCGGCATCACCACCGTGGTGGGCACGCTGGGCGTAGACACCACCATGAAGACCATGGCCGGGCTGCTGGCCAAGGTAAAGGGGCTCAAGGAGCAGGGGATCAACGCCTTCTGCTGGACGGGGGGCTACGACGTGCCCCCCAGCTCCATCCTGGGCACCGTGCGCGAAGACATCATGTTCATCGACGAGGTGATCGGGGCGGGCGAGGTGGCCATCGCCGACGAGCGGGCCCTGGCGCCCGATCCACTGCAGCTGGCGCGCACCGCCACGCACGCGCACGTCGGCGGCATGCTGGCCAAGAAGGCCGGGCTGGTGCACATCCACTGCGGCGACTCGGACCGGCGTCTTTCGGTGCTTCGCGACGTGCTGAACGATCATGACGTGAAGCCGTCGTGGTTCTACAGCACGCACATCGAGCGCACCGAAAAGCTGGTGGAAGAGGCCATCGAGCTTTCCAACCAGGGGATGCCCTGCGACATGGACGTGGTGGAGGGCGACCTTCACCGCTGGGTGCGCTACTGGCTGGACCACGGCGGAAACCCCGAGCGGCTGACGGTGTCGTCCGACGCGTCCATGACGGGGCACGGGCTGGTGTGGCAGCAGGTGCGCGAATGCGTGCTGGAACATGGTTTCACGCTGGAACAGATGCTGCCCATGATCACGCGCAACACGGGGCGCATCCTGAAGCTGCGGGAAAAGGGCGAGATCCGGAAAGCCTTCGTCGGCGACCTGGTGATGCTGGAGGAAGGTTCGCTGGAGATCGTCCACGTGATCTCGCAGGGCAAGATGATGGTGCGCGACGGCAAGCTGACGTGCGAAGAGAACTGGCTGAAGGACAGCGACCGGGAGATCCACCTGTCCGGGCGCAAGAACGAGGGCGGAAGCGACGACGACTGACCGCGCACCCACGAGGGGCGCGCGGGGCAGGGCGGACGGGGAACGAGGAAAGAACGAAATGGCCGAGGACCAGGACGAG
This window of the Longimicrobium sp. genome carries:
- a CDS encoding amidohydrolase family protein, producing MLTLIEGGRVYTPDPVGVQSILLADGHVGKVGEVDRSALERLGADYEVIDASGCIVVPGFIDPHTHLLGGSGETGFSTQTPEFFISEIVRFGITTVVGTLGVDTTMKTMAGLLAKVKGLKEQGINAFCWTGGYDVPPSSILGTVREDIMFIDEVIGAGEVAIADERALAPDPLQLARTATHAHVGGMLAKKAGLVHIHCGDSDRRLSVLRDVLNDHDVKPSWFYSTHIERTEKLVEEAIELSNQGMPCDMDVVEGDLHRWVRYWLDHGGNPERLTVSSDASMTGHGLVWQQVRECVLEHGFTLEQMLPMITRNTGRILKLREKGEIRKAFVGDLVMLEEGSLEIVHVISQGKMMVRDGKLTCEENWLKDSDREIHLSGRKNEGGSDDD